A window of the Cystobacter fuscus genome harbors these coding sequences:
- a CDS encoding ureidoglycolate lyase: MIRPKREALTAAAFAGFGEVVEVPEQGGRLINHGTAWRFDDVAALALDSNGGRALLSLFRVQPARLPLRCTRLERHPMSSQLFLPIGGRPFLVVVAHGHAAPDPATLRVFVTNGQQGVNYAPGTWHHPAIALDTVTDFLVLGRADARPDDNCDELPFPGEAVVEIS, from the coding sequence ATGATCCGACCGAAGCGGGAAGCATTGACGGCGGCGGCCTTCGCGGGATTCGGCGAGGTGGTGGAAGTGCCCGAGCAGGGCGGACGCCTCATCAACCATGGCACGGCGTGGCGCTTCGATGATGTGGCGGCCCTCGCGCTCGACAGCAATGGCGGACGCGCGCTGCTGAGCCTCTTCCGCGTCCAACCCGCGCGACTGCCCTTGCGCTGCACCCGGCTGGAACGCCACCCCATGTCCTCCCAGCTCTTCCTCCCCATCGGAGGTCGGCCCTTCCTCGTCGTGGTGGCTCATGGTCATGCGGCCCCAGACCCCGCGACCCTGCGGGTGTTCGTCACCAACGGACAGCAGGGAGTGAACTACGCGCCGGGCACCTGGCATCACCCGGCCATCGCCCTGGACACCGTGACGGACTTCCTCGTGCTGGGCCGCGCGGATGCACGGCCGGACGACAACTGCGACGAGCTACCCTTCCCCGGAGAGGCCGTCGTCGAGATCTCCTGA